The following coding sequences lie in one Phycicoccus duodecadis genomic window:
- a CDS encoding MFS transporter produces MTAPLTAREAQRRLYLLTGTRWFPVGLVVGILLLVQTGRGLTITEAATIASVTGVTTFLLELPTSGFADAVGRRPVYLAAAAVNVAAGIAYALADSFVTFAVAAVLTGTFRALDSGPLEAWFVDTVHAESPGADVDRQLSRTGTILGGAIAVGALVSGGLIWWDPAARLGHPGHALDTAVWVFATLNVVHLVAAALLVHEPRPAAGDRRARLREALVEGRRSPRVVADGVRLLGTNRVLLALVGVELFWSVGMIVFESLMPLRLEELLGSARAAGAVVGPVAAAGWGIFAAGSWLAGVASGRLGVARAAMLGRVLNALGAVVMGLAVGPVGLVAAYLFTYSMHGMNGAPHAALLHREADAGNRSTVLSMNSMVAFLAFAVAAPAVGALADHAGLGVAMVTAGTFSLLGVVLYLPALHRERRRSTAVPAPA; encoded by the coding sequence ATGACCGCGCCGCTCACGGCCCGGGAGGCCCAGCGCCGGCTCTACCTCCTCACCGGGACCCGCTGGTTCCCGGTCGGCCTCGTCGTCGGCATCCTGCTGCTGGTGCAGACCGGGCGCGGCCTCACCATCACCGAGGCCGCCACCATCGCGTCGGTCACCGGCGTCACGACCTTCCTGCTCGAGCTGCCGACCAGTGGCTTCGCCGATGCGGTGGGCCGCCGCCCGGTCTACCTCGCCGCCGCCGCGGTGAACGTGGCCGCCGGGATCGCCTACGCCCTGGCCGACTCCTTCGTCACGTTCGCCGTCGCCGCCGTGCTCACGGGCACCTTCCGGGCTCTCGACTCCGGGCCCCTCGAAGCGTGGTTCGTCGACACCGTCCACGCCGAGAGCCCGGGGGCCGACGTGGACCGCCAGCTCTCGCGCACCGGCACCATCCTCGGCGGCGCCATCGCCGTCGGCGCGCTCGTCTCCGGCGGCCTCATCTGGTGGGACCCCGCCGCGCGGCTGGGCCACCCCGGGCACGCCCTCGACACCGCCGTCTGGGTCTTCGCCACCCTCAACGTCGTGCACCTGGTGGCGGCGGCCCTCCTCGTGCACGAGCCGCGGCCGGCCGCCGGCGACCGGCGCGCCCGCCTGCGCGAGGCCCTGGTCGAGGGGCGCCGCTCCCCCCGCGTGGTCGCCGACGGGGTACGCCTGCTCGGCACCAACCGGGTGCTGCTGGCGCTCGTCGGGGTCGAGCTCTTCTGGTCGGTCGGGATGATCGTGTTCGAGTCGCTGATGCCCCTGCGGCTCGAGGAGCTGCTGGGGTCGGCCCGCGCCGCCGGCGCCGTCGTCGGGCCGGTCGCGGCCGCGGGCTGGGGCATCTTCGCGGCCGGCTCCTGGCTGGCCGGCGTCGCCTCCGGGCGCCTCGGGGTGGCCCGCGCCGCGATGCTCGGCCGGGTGCTCAACGCGCTCGGGGCGGTCGTGATGGGGCTCGCCGTGGGCCCGGTGGGGCTCGTCGCCGCATACCTCTTCACCTACTCGATGCACGGGATGAACGGCGCCCCGCACGCCGCGCTGCTCCACCGCGAGGCCGACGCGGGCAACCGCTCCACGGTGCTGTCGATGAACTCGATGGTGGCCTTCCTCGCGTTCGCCGTGGCGGCGCCCGCGGTCGGCGCGCTCGCCGACCACGCGGGCCTCGGGGTCGCGATGGTCACCGCCGGCACCTTCAGCCTGCTCGGGGTGGTCCTCTACCTGCCCGCCCTTCACCGTGAGCGGCGACGGAGCACGGCGGTGCCCGCCCCCGCGTGA
- a CDS encoding ArsR/SmtB family transcription factor, translated as MATSPPSSPDPDYTGIRLDGAALKVLAHPLRSRLLSTLRLAGPATATDLAGTLGTNSGATSYHLRRLETIGLVEDTGEGEGKRRLWRAATHSHSYWASDMAGDEDAETALNWLSRDYIRHLTDRYERWLDVEQAWPLDWRDALGLSDSYVLATAEQAEAMRRELADVVSRYRRVGQGNPEARRVATYTVLYPIDLDRAPRGGERG; from the coding sequence ATGGCCACTTCTCCGCCCTCGTCGCCCGACCCCGACTACACCGGCATCCGGCTCGACGGCGCCGCCCTGAAGGTGCTGGCGCATCCCCTGCGCTCGCGTCTGCTGTCCACGCTCCGGCTCGCCGGCCCGGCCACGGCCACCGACCTCGCCGGCACGCTCGGCACCAACTCCGGCGCCACCAGCTACCACCTGCGCCGGCTGGAGACGATCGGGCTGGTCGAGGACACCGGTGAGGGCGAGGGCAAGCGGAGGCTGTGGCGTGCCGCCACCCACTCGCACTCGTACTGGGCCTCCGACATGGCCGGCGACGAGGACGCGGAGACCGCGCTGAACTGGCTCTCGCGCGACTACATCCGCCACCTCACCGACCGCTACGAGCGCTGGCTCGACGTCGAGCAGGCCTGGCCGCTCGACTGGCGCGACGCGCTCGGCCTCAGCGACTCCTACGTCCTGGCCACCGCGGAGCAGGCCGAGGCGATGCGCCGCGAGCTGGCCGACGTCGTCAGCCGGTACCGCCGGGTCGGGCAGGGCAACCCGGAGGCGCGCCGGGTGGCCACGTACACCGTGCTCTACCCCATCGACCTCGACCGGGCCCCGCGCGGGGGCGAGCGCGGATGA